From the genome of Spirochaetae bacterium HGW-Spirochaetae-1, one region includes:
- a CDS encoding TetR/AcrR family transcriptional regulator, with amino-acid sequence MKTNRKQETSFGAHREQEREARRDIIVAAAERVFALKPFDQVSIRDIAREAGISHALIYRYFPDQQSLFVEAFLRGAGELMDLIAAVEKEGIESMAETYLRFLIDNDQYFRMMTHFMLDGSLSSELTERLNAMERMLLDRLDCFFPETGPEGGSRKLSHAFFAAMNGVLISFRNYPGRNRSEVTDHMLQLGRIIAAKFKQ; translated from the coding sequence CTGAAAACCAATAGAAAACAGGAAACGTCATTCGGTGCACATAGAGAACAGGAGCGGGAAGCACGGCGCGATATCATTGTAGCGGCTGCGGAGCGGGTGTTCGCGCTTAAGCCCTTTGACCAGGTGAGCATTCGCGATATTGCCCGAGAGGCGGGAATATCCCACGCGCTGATTTATCGCTATTTTCCGGACCAGCAGTCTCTATTTGTCGAAGCGTTCCTTCGGGGAGCCGGAGAACTCATGGATCTTATCGCCGCTGTGGAGAAAGAAGGAATAGAGTCCATGGCGGAAACATACCTGCGCTTCCTCATCGATAACGATCAATATTTCCGCATGATGACCCATTTCATGCTGGATGGCTCTCTGAGCAGTGAGTTGACGGAGCGTCTCAACGCCATGGAGCGCATGCTCCTGGACCGCCTTGACTGCTTCTTCCCGGAGACAGGCCCTGAAGGCGGCTCGCGGAAACTCTCCCACGCTTTTTTTGCTGCGATGAACGGTGTACTCATCTCCTTCAGAAATTATCCGGGAAGAAACAGGAGCGAGGTCACCGACCATATGCTTCAACTGGGCCGCATTATTGCCGCAAAATTCAAGCAGTAA
- a CDS encoding acyl-CoA dehydrogenase, translating into MSQPNRNNPYSFSEYLEWRKNVDYYADDPFIHKVVKHFCGPDSEKVDTRARVISRKASFRWRDMADAISRPEKWPFMLHYDGHHNRIDRIVRPHEIEVMEREVFGERLFSDSITPWEKLIGMYIIYQNSEAGIACPLTCTEGLVKLLEKYADTPETKRILLHCKEGIDGHVAIGAQYLSEIQGGSDVGANILEAVQEKGSWRLYGTKFFCSATHADYAVVTAKPHGSEKIALFVVPSWLPGNREKEIRNGYTIDRIKWKMGTCELTTAELTFNGAVAYPVGPLDKGLANVVGIVLTYSRLTVGLASGAGMARNYREAKKYSEFRDAFTMRIGAFPLVKLQLREMDTISRRTTAGSFKLYSEFLGLEGGLKGGLASDESPAMRQKRFNVRELIMLQKITAAADSTDLTRRAMSIFGGHGVMEDFSSLPRFYRDAAINELWEGPRNVLITQIHNDVNKATGWYKPEDFITSVLQGADPSLIREYAAEIKELTAHPHLFGDDEKTIDICRRWDRFSTNLFHSYQDLALAEVEESER; encoded by the coding sequence ATGTCACAGCCAAATCGCAACAACCCTTACAGCTTCAGCGAATATCTCGAATGGCGCAAAAATGTCGATTACTATGCCGACGATCCCTTCATACACAAAGTAGTAAAACACTTCTGCGGCCCCGACAGTGAAAAGGTCGACACCCGGGCGCGCGTAATATCGAGAAAGGCATCCTTCCGCTGGCGCGACATGGCCGATGCCATATCCCGGCCCGAGAAGTGGCCCTTCATGCTGCACTACGATGGCCATCATAACCGGATCGACCGGATCGTGCGACCTCACGAGATTGAAGTCATGGAACGTGAAGTGTTCGGCGAACGCCTGTTTTCCGATTCTATTACACCATGGGAGAAGCTCATCGGCATGTACATCATCTACCAGAACAGCGAGGCCGGGATCGCCTGTCCCCTGACCTGCACCGAGGGGCTCGTGAAACTTCTGGAGAAATACGCTGATACACCGGAAACGAAACGCATCCTCTTGCACTGCAAAGAGGGGATCGACGGCCATGTGGCTATTGGTGCCCAGTACCTCTCGGAAATACAGGGTGGTTCCGATGTAGGGGCCAATATTCTCGAAGCGGTGCAGGAGAAGGGGTCCTGGCGCCTGTACGGGACTAAATTTTTCTGTTCAGCCACACACGCCGATTACGCCGTAGTGACGGCAAAACCGCATGGCTCTGAAAAGATCGCCCTCTTCGTGGTGCCTTCATGGCTTCCGGGAAACAGGGAGAAGGAAATACGCAACGGGTACACCATCGACCGGATCAAGTGGAAAATGGGAACCTGCGAACTGACCACGGCTGAGCTCACCTTCAACGGCGCCGTCGCCTATCCCGTTGGGCCCCTGGATAAAGGCCTGGCAAACGTCGTTGGTATTGTTCTTACCTATTCCCGCCTTACCGTGGGCCTCGCCTCGGGTGCCGGCATGGCCCGCAATTATCGTGAGGCAAAAAAATACAGCGAGTTCCGCGATGCCTTCACCATGCGGATCGGCGCCTTCCCCCTGGTGAAGCTGCAGCTGCGTGAAATGGACACAATTTCCCGGAGGACCACGGCGGGCTCCTTTAAACTTTACAGTGAGTTTCTTGGCCTGGAGGGAGGCCTCAAAGGGGGCCTTGCCTCGGACGAGTCGCCGGCAATGCGGCAGAAACGCTTCAACGTGCGAGAGCTCATAATGCTCCAGAAAATAACTGCGGCGGCCGATTCTACCGACCTGACGCGCAGGGCAATGTCTATTTTCGGCGGACACGGTGTCATGGAGGATTTCTCATCCCTGCCGCGCTTCTACCGGGACGCTGCCATCAACGAGCTCTGGGAAGGGCCCCGAAATGTGCTCATAACCCAGATACATAACGATGTTAATAAAGCGACCGGCTGGTATAAACCCGAGGATTTTATCACATCGGTTCTTCAAGGCGCCGACCCTTCCCTTATCCGGGAATATGCAGCCGAGATCAAGGAGCTGACGGCCCACCCTCATCTTTTTGGCGATGATGAAAAAACGATTGATATCTGCCGTCGATGGGACCGATTCAGCACGAACCTTTTTCATTCATACCAGGATCTGGCGCTCGCTGAAGTTGAGGAAAGTGAACGGTAG
- a CDS encoding crossover junction endodeoxyribonuclease RuvC translates to MRILGIDPGYGILGWSIIEKDFVMVQYGTITTEKGMPLDDRLLDIHTGLKQLIETYHPQHVAMEKLFFSRNTTTALDVAKTIGVIILTLKQAGLDYCEYTPSQVKQAITGYGRASKEQMQSMIKKLFKLEDIPRPDDAADALAVAACHSFRL, encoded by the coding sequence GTGCGCATACTGGGCATTGATCCGGGCTACGGAATCCTCGGGTGGTCCATTATTGAGAAGGACTTCGTGATGGTGCAGTACGGCACCATCACCACGGAAAAGGGAATGCCCCTGGACGACAGGCTCCTGGATATCCACACCGGGCTTAAGCAGCTCATCGAAACCTATCACCCGCAGCACGTGGCAATGGAAAAACTCTTCTTCTCCAGGAATACCACCACGGCCCTGGATGTGGCCAAAACCATAGGCGTCATCATCCTCACCCTGAAACAGGCGGGACTTGACTACTGCGAATACACGCCCTCCCAGGTCAAGCAGGCCATAACGGGTTATGGTCGGGCTTCAAAAGAACAAATGCAGTCCATGATTAAGAAGCTCTTCAAGCTGGAGGACATCCCCCGGCCCGATGATGCCGCCGACGCCCTGGCCGTGGCTGCCTGCCATTCTTTTCGATTGTAA
- a CDS encoding YebC/PmpR family DNA-binding transcriptional regulator, with translation MSGHSKWATIKRKKGAIDAKRGAMFTKIIREITVAAKNGGDDLNANPRLRTAVNKAKAVNMPNDNIDRAIKKGTGSLEGVIYEEVRYEGYGPGGVAIMVDCLTDNKNRTTPEIRTIFSKNGGNLGENGSVSYLFDRKGMIVIDEGQTTEDDVIEMLLDFDVEDIKTEDGAITVITTPEGFNTVSEFLQEKNIKVSVNEITFIPKTTTLLDEKKAGQCLRIMEQLEDQDDAQNVYSNYDIPDDIMAKLSE, from the coding sequence ATGTCCGGTCATTCAAAATGGGCTACCATTAAACGCAAAAAAGGAGCCATCGACGCCAAAAGAGGCGCCATGTTCACAAAAATAATCAGGGAAATAACCGTTGCGGCAAAAAACGGCGGCGACGATCTGAATGCCAACCCGCGTCTCAGAACCGCCGTCAACAAGGCCAAGGCGGTAAACATGCCCAATGACAACATTGACAGGGCTATCAAAAAGGGAACGGGATCGCTGGAGGGTGTCATCTATGAAGAAGTGAGATATGAAGGATACGGGCCCGGCGGCGTGGCAATCATGGTTGACTGCCTCACGGACAATAAAAACAGGACCACACCTGAAATCCGCACCATCTTTTCAAAAAACGGCGGGAACCTGGGAGAAAACGGTTCCGTGAGTTATCTTTTTGACCGAAAGGGAATGATAGTCATAGACGAGGGGCAGACCACCGAGGATGATGTCATTGAGATGCTTCTGGATTTTGACGTTGAGGACATCAAGACCGAAGACGGCGCCATCACCGTCATCACGACGCCTGAAGGATTCAACACCGTTTCAGAATTCCTCCAGGAGAAAAATATCAAGGTGTCGGTAAACGAGATAACCTTTATACCCAAAACAACCACCCTGCTTGACGAGAAAAAGGCAGGCCAGTGCCTCCGCATCATGGAACAGCTCGAAGATCAGGACGATGCTCAGAACGTCTACTCCAACTATGACATCCCCGATGACATAATGGCGAAATTGAGCGAATAA
- a CDS encoding RluA family pseudouridine synthase produces MERIIESTVPGNFDGYRLDRYLAERFTYLSRSAWQREIGAGNISLNGSVVVNYHKRLKGGDFMSFTGRDIYEPEVDRDYALLYEDDDILAVNKPGNIPVHPSGRFFHNTLLMILQEDRGQSLFPVHRLDRETSGVILFAKNAETVSLLNRKSDSWEKIYLALVHGTVGEGPFMDNTPIGSDPRSHIQKRRAAYEGAPEEALTLFERISVFGKYSLVQATLRTGRQHQIRVHLLHQGYPIVGDKLYGLDERYYLEFIEKGYTPELLTKLGFPRSALHAWKLHFPHPRMGKIISVVAPLPRDMEEFIGGLEI; encoded by the coding sequence ATGGAAAGAATAATCGAATCAACCGTACCCGGGAACTTTGACGGATACCGCCTTGACCGCTACCTGGCGGAGCGATTCACCTATCTCAGCCGTTCTGCCTGGCAGCGTGAAATCGGTGCCGGAAATATCAGCCTGAATGGCAGCGTAGTCGTGAACTATCATAAAAGGCTCAAAGGCGGGGATTTCATGTCCTTCACTGGACGGGATATCTACGAACCGGAAGTGGACCGTGACTATGCGCTATTATACGAGGATGATGATATTCTGGCCGTAAACAAACCGGGAAACATCCCGGTACACCCCTCGGGCAGGTTCTTCCACAACACCCTTCTCATGATCCTGCAGGAGGACAGGGGACAGAGCCTCTTCCCGGTGCATCGCCTGGACCGAGAGACTTCCGGGGTCATACTCTTCGCCAAAAATGCCGAAACAGTTTCTCTTCTCAATAGAAAATCGGATTCCTGGGAAAAAATCTACCTGGCCCTGGTCCACGGTACGGTTGGCGAAGGACCCTTTATGGACAACACCCCTATAGGCTCTGACCCCCGGTCCCATATACAGAAAAGACGCGCTGCCTATGAAGGGGCCCCCGAAGAGGCCCTGACTCTCTTTGAACGGATAAGCGTTTTTGGCAAGTATTCCCTGGTACAGGCAACACTGAGAACGGGCCGCCAGCACCAGATACGGGTTCATCTGCTTCACCAGGGATACCCCATTGTGGGAGACAAACTCTACGGCCTGGATGAAAGGTACTACCTTGAATTCATCGAGAAGGGATACACGCCGGAGCTTCTGACAAAGCTCGGATTTCCCCGATCGGCCCTCCACGCATGGAAGCTCCATTTTCCCCATCCCCGGATGGGGAAAATTATCAGCGTCGTGGCGCCCCTGCCCCGGGATATGGAAGAATTTATTGGCGGCCTTGAGATTTGA
- a CDS encoding acylphosphatase, with the protein MARRLILHGRVQGVCCRQYCSTYARNMGLSGAATNLYDGTVEVLLDTDDGIAIERYISALESNPRRVQFYGMIESIDSVDYTGAVRGDYRF; encoded by the coding sequence ATGGCAAGGCGTCTTATTCTTCACGGCCGGGTCCAGGGTGTCTGCTGCCGTCAGTATTGCAGCACCTATGCCCGGAACATGGGACTCAGTGGCGCGGCCACGAACCTTTACGATGGGACCGTGGAAGTGCTGCTCGACACTGATGATGGGATAGCGATTGAACGATATATAAGTGCACTCGAAAGCAATCCGCGGCGGGTACAATTTTACGGTATGATTGAATCCATTGACAGCGTCGATTACACCGGTGCAGTTCGCGGGGATTACCGGTTCTAG